One segment of Vicugna pacos chromosome 30, VicPac4, whole genome shotgun sequence DNA contains the following:
- the LOC116278869 gene encoding serpin B3-like, with protein MDSLSGPISHFAVDLYQQIRRTSTGKNIFYSPLSIMSALGMLYLGSRGNTAAQLQKALHFKKVAENPTGGATADPAENPENHQFQKLLTELNKPTDAYELSVANRFYGGKEFPFLQEYMDNVKKLYLASVESADFANAPEESRQMINSWVEKQTNEKIKDLFPKGSLDRSTALVLVNAIYFKGQWHQKFKEENTVEEKFWLNKNRSKSVQMMKEMNTFNFTSLEDMQVKILEIPYKGTELSMMLLLPNAVDGLQKLEDKLTAEKLLEWTSSQNMRQSEVDLHLPRFKVEESYDLKDILEALGVVDAFSSRDADLSGMTGEHSLVVTKAVHKSFVEVNEEGTEAAAATGISTGITLTSAPRYERFHCDHPFLFFIRHNKTNSILFLGRVSSP; from the exons TTCACTCAGTGGACCAATCAGCCACTTCGCAGTCGATCTGTACCAACAGATCAGACGGACATCAACTGGGAAGAATATCTTCTACTCCCCCCTCAGCATCATGTCAGCCTTGGGCATGCTTTACTTGGGGTCCCGAGGAAACACTGCTGCACAACTTCAGAAG GCCCTTCACTTTAAAAAGGTCGCAGAGAACCCAACAGGAGGAGCCACAGCAGATCCG GCTGAAAATCCAGAAAATCATCAGTTTCAAAAGCTTCTGACTGAATTAAACAAACCCACCGACGCCTATGAGCTGAGCGTCGCCAACAGGTTCTATGGCGGAAAGGAGTTTCCCTTCCTTCAG GAATACATGGATAATGTGAAGAAGTTGTACCTAGCCAGTGTGGAATCTGCTGATTTTGCGAATGCTCCAGAAGAAAGTCGACAGATGATTAATTCCTGGGTggaaaaacaaactaatg aaAAAATCAAGGATCTATTTCCCAAAGGTTCTCTTGACAGATCCACCGCTCTGGTGCTGGTGAACGCAATCTATTTCAAAGGGCAGTGGCACCagaaatttaaggaagaaaacacGGTGGAGGAAAAATTTTGGCTGAACAAG AATAGAAGCAAATCTGTGCAGATGATGAAAGAAATGAACACCTTCAATTTCACCTCCTTGGAGGACATGCAAGTCAAGATCCTGGAAATACCGTACAAAGGCACGGAGCTAAGCatgatgctgctgctgcccaATGCAGTAGATGGTCTGCAGAAG CTGGAAGATAAACTCACTGCTGAGAAATTATtagagtggacaagctcacagaATATGAGGCAGAGTGAAGTGGATTTACACTTACCTCGGTTCAAAGTGGAAGAGAGCTATGACCTCAAGGACATACTGGAAGCCCTGGGGGTGGTGGACGCCTTCAGTTCACGGGATGCCGACCTCTCAGGCATGACCGGGGAACACAGCCTGGTGGTGACTAAAGCCGTGCACAAATCCTTTGTGGAGGTGAATGAGGAGGGCACGGAGGCCGCAGCGGCCACAGGCATCAGTACAGGTATAACTTTAACGTCAGCACCACGTTATGAACGTTTCCATTGTGATCACCCTTTCCTGTTCTTCATCAGACACAACAAGACCAACAGCATCCTCTTCTTGGGCAGAGTCTCTTCCCCTTAG